In Castanea sativa cultivar Marrone di Chiusa Pesio chromosome 6, ASM4071231v1, a single window of DNA contains:
- the LOC142638980 gene encoding uncharacterized protein LOC142638980, with translation MCYSFSLSTLTLLLLFLSLASPNTTNAKKQPPNNMLPSEAETLFKIMESMSSDQVWRISHPNPCQPGSSWPGIECKSAQDNRLHVTRLDFGTPPNPTCKNTATFPSQILALPYLQSAFFFNCFTHTKTTLSFSKIGESNSSLQQISLRSNPALIGPIPSQISSLKSLQILTLSQNRLTGQIPVTIFSLNSLVHLDLSYNMLTGTIPSQVGNLKNLVGLDLSYNSLTGSIPVTVGQLGLLQKLDLSSNSLTGAIPDSIEKLNLLVFMALNNNKLRGQFPRGLAKLQSLQYFIMDDNPMNVPLPLEFGDLVKLQELRLANSGYSGTIPPNFSQLMNLSTLSLQNNRLSGEIPADFGSLPRIYHLNLSRNLLSGAVPFDSSFLNRLGRNLDLSGNPGLCLSPSIAYRVKIGVSVCGSNKTSGSVIQPLKSQAPSGLISISIFLFVPWGLLGLHQILFPGFRFCHQVMHLRSECIFISNCKVQQNFEVLRLHCISRMQQTSVCVALVSTIIF, from the exons ATGTGCTATTCCTTCTCActctctactctcaccctcctCCTCCTTTTCCTCTCACTAGCTTCTCCCAACACTACCAATGCAAAGAAACAACCCCCCAACAACATGCTTCCATCTGAAGCAGAAACTCTTTTCAAGATCATGGAATCCATGTCTTCTGATCAAGTCTGGAGAATCTCCCATCCCAACCCTTGTCAGCCTGGCTCATCCTGGCCTGGAATAGAGTGCAAATCAGCTCAGGACAACCGCCTACATGTTACTAGGCTTGACTTTGGGACCCCACCAAACCCAACATGCAAAAACACAGCCACATTTCCTTCACAGATACTAGCTCTTCCTTACTTGCAATCTGCGTTCTTCTTCAACTGTTTCACTCACACCAAAACCACCCTCTCTTTTTCAAAAATCGGAGAATCTAATTCTTCACTCCAACAAATTAGTCTAAGATCAAACCCAGCACTCATAGGCCCAATCCCATCTCAAATTTCTTCACTGAAGTCCTTGCAAATCCTCACATTGTCCCAGAACCGCCTCACTGGGCAAATCCCAGTTACAATTTTTAGCTTGAACTCTTTAGTACACCTTGATTTGAGCTATAACATGCTCACAGGTACTATACCATCCCAAGTCGGTAATCTCAAAAATCTTGTAGGCCTTGATTTGAGCTATAACTCACTAACAGGGTCAATCCCAGTGACAGTTGGCCAACTGGGTCTGCTTCAAAAGTTGGACTTGAGCTCGAATTCGCTTACTGGTGCTATTCCTGATAGCATTGAGAAGCTCAACTTGTTGGTGTTTATGGCTTTGAACAACAACAAACTGCGTGGACAGTTTCCAAGAGGATTGGCAAAGTTGCAAAGCTTGCAGTACTTCATTATGGATGACAATCCTATGAATGTGCCTCTCCCACTAGAGTTTGGTGACCTTGTGAAACTACAAGAGCTCAGGCTTGCCAATTCAGGCTATTCAGGCACTATACCACCAAACTTTTCACAGCTTATGAATTTAAGCACTTTGTCTTTGCAAAACAACCGATTAAGTGGTGAGATTCCAGCAGATTTTGGCAGCCTTCCTCGCATATACCACTTGAATCTTAGCAGAAACTTGTTATCTGGTGCTGTTCCTTTCGATTCAAGTTTCTTGAATAGACTGGGAAGGAACTTGGATCTTAGTGGAAACCCAGGTCTCTGTTTGAGTCCCTCTATAGCATATAGGGTGAAGATTGGTGTAAGTGTTTGTGGAAGCAACAAGACTAGTGGTTCTGTAATTCAGCCACTGAAATCTCAAGCTCCTTCTGGACTGATCTCCATATCAATCTTTCTATTTGTTCCTTGGGGCCTTCTGGGATTGCATCAAATATTGTTTCCC GGCTTCAGGTTCTGTCATCAAGTCATGCATTTGCGCTCTGAGTGCATATTCATCAGTAACTGCAAAGTTCAGCAAAATTTTGAGGTTTTACGGTTACACTGTATTTCTAGGATGCAACAGACCTCTGTCTGTGTAGCTCTAGTAAGCACTATTATTTTCTGA